Proteins from a single region of Desulfolutivibrio sulfoxidireducens:
- a CDS encoding respiratory chain complex I subunit 1 family protein, which translates to MTASALSVILALVLAPLALGIINRVKAVFGGRRGKPLAQTYLDIIKCLGKGATISRTTTWLFQAGPAVNLAATAAALLFVPLGNLPAVISFPGDIFVFAYLLAMGRFFTIMAALDTGSSFEGMGASREAVYSCLAEPMLFLALLSLARYSDSLSLSGMLTAVSSGSWVSGAPVLALVTVSLFLLLLSENCRVPFDDPNTHLELTMIHEVMVLDHSGPDLAFIQYAQSLKLWIFAAITASLLLPAASASPPREAIWGLAGIFLAAVAVGVTESIMARLRLTRVPPLLAAAGAFAALALILVGN; encoded by the coding sequence ATGACCGCGTCCGCCCTGTCCGTGATCCTGGCCCTTGTGCTGGCCCCCCTGGCCCTGGGCATCATCAACCGGGTCAAGGCCGTGTTCGGCGGCCGCCGGGGCAAGCCCCTGGCGCAGACCTACCTGGACATCATCAAATGCCTGGGCAAGGGCGCGACCATAAGCCGCACCACCACGTGGCTTTTTCAGGCCGGACCGGCCGTCAACCTGGCGGCCACGGCCGCGGCCCTTTTGTTCGTGCCCCTTGGGAACCTGCCGGCCGTGATCTCCTTTCCCGGAGACATCTTCGTCTTCGCCTATCTCCTGGCCATGGGCCGTTTTTTCACGATCATGGCCGCCCTGGACACCGGATCGAGCTTCGAGGGCATGGGCGCCTCCCGGGAGGCGGTCTATTCCTGCCTGGCCGAACCCATGCTGTTTCTGGCCCTTTTGTCCCTGGCCCGCTATTCGGACAGCCTGTCGCTTTCGGGCATGCTCACGGCCGTGTCCTCGGGATCGTGGGTGTCCGGCGCACCGGTTCTGGCCCTGGTCACGGTGTCGCTTTTTCTGCTACTTCTTTCCGAAAACTGCCGGGTACCCTTCGACGACCCGAACACCCACCTGGAACTGACCATGATCCACGAGGTCATGGTCCTGGACCACAGCGGCCCGGATCTGGCCTTCATCCAGTACGCCCAGTCCCTCAAGCTCTGGATTTTCGCGGCCATCACCGCAAGCCTGCTTCTGCCCGCCGCGTCCGCGTCCCCGCCCCGGGAGGCGATCTGGGGCCTTGCGGGGATTTTTCTGGCCGCCGTGGCCGTGGGCGTGACCGAATCGATCATGGCCCGGCTGCGCCTGACCCGGGTGCCGCCGCTTCTGGCGGCGGCCGGGGCCTTCGCCGCCCTGGCGCTCATTTTGGTGGGGAATTGA